A window of the Pseudomonadota bacterium genome harbors these coding sequences:
- the epmA gene encoding EF-P lysine aminoacylase EpmA: MISSARPSRETAWKPGASWEVLRLRAELLAKIRAFFAARSVLEVETPVLSRAGITDPRLLSLSTRLQLPGAAASQVLYLQTSPEFAMKRLLASGRGPIYQIARVFRDGESGRVHNPEFTLIEWYQPYHDHHALMDEAESLVADLIDLGPCQRMSYAEAFVTHAGFDPHREEPCKLALHAERLGLHLGGDGMHDPNIYLDLILSHVVAPRLGKGQSCFIYDYPVRQAALARIRDDDPPVAERFELFVHGMELASGYHELADPIEQRRRFESDLEGRRRSGAPEMPIDERLLDALAHGLPPCAGCALGFDRLVMLAAGARNIQEVLAFPVAVA, from the coding sequence GTGATCTCGAGCGCCCGCCCCTCTCGCGAGACAGCCTGGAAACCGGGCGCCTCATGGGAGGTCTTGAGGCTGCGGGCGGAGTTGCTGGCGAAAATCCGCGCATTCTTCGCTGCCCGTTCCGTCCTGGAAGTCGAAACCCCTGTGCTAAGCCGCGCCGGGATCACCGATCCGCGGCTCCTGAGCTTGAGCACCCGCTTGCAACTGCCGGGCGCCGCGGCGTCCCAGGTGCTGTACCTGCAAACCTCGCCCGAATTCGCCATGAAACGCCTGCTGGCCTCGGGGCGCGGGCCCATCTATCAGATCGCCCGGGTATTCCGCGACGGCGAGTCCGGCCGCGTGCACAACCCGGAGTTTACGCTCATCGAATGGTATCAACCCTATCACGATCACCATGCGCTCATGGATGAGGCCGAATCGCTGGTTGCGGATCTGATCGATCTCGGACCGTGTCAACGTATGAGCTATGCCGAGGCGTTCGTAACCCACGCGGGCTTCGATCCCCACCGCGAGGAACCCTGTAAATTAGCGTTGCATGCGGAGCGCTTGGGTTTACACCTAGGCGGCGACGGAATGCACGATCCGAATATTTATCTCGACTTGATTCTCAGTCATGTGGTCGCGCCGAGACTCGGGAAGGGACAGTCATGTTTCATCTACGATTACCCCGTCAGGCAAGCGGCATTGGCGCGTATTCGAGACGATGATCCGCCGGTCGCGGAACGCTTCGAGCTCTTCGTTCACGGTATGGAGTTGGCCAGTGGCTATCACGAGCTCGCGGATCCGATTGAGCAGCGCAGGCGCTTCGAGTCGGACCTCGAAGGGCGCCGGCGTTCAGGGGCGCCCGAAATGCCGATCGACGAGCGGCTTTTGGACGCGCTGGCGCATGGGCTCCCGCCGTGCGCGGGGTGTGCATTGGGATTCGACCGGCTGGTGATGCTTGCCGCCGGTGCCCGGAACATTCAGGAGGTATTGGCGTTTCCGGTCGCCGTGGCCTAA